A genomic segment from Diospyros lotus cultivar Yz01 chromosome 5, ASM1463336v1, whole genome shotgun sequence encodes:
- the LOC127802644 gene encoding protein WHAT'S THIS FACTOR 1 homolog, chloroplastic, with the protein MEPRLFISPPRTSPSIPSLPLFISYKSSILAKPKLSSKTYIGLSREDSEKTPFLGKSFGLLGKIVPSGNLGNARVPFGRIRAAAVKRRKEGVFDNVIQRDKKLKLVMKIRKILVSQPNRIMSLRDLGRYRRALGLQKRRRFIALLRKFPAVFEIVEEGAYSLHFKLTPEAERLYLEEMRIRNEMEDILVVKLRKLLMMSSEKRILLEKIAHLKTDFGLPLEFQDTICRRYPQYFKVVMTGRGPALELTHWDPELAVSAAELAEEENRTRDLEANDLIIDRPPKFNRVKLPRGLNLSKGEMRRICQFRDMPYVSPYSDFSALKSGTLEKEKHACGVVHEILSLTVEKRTLVDHLTHFRDEFRFSQQLRGMLIRHPDMFYVSLKGDRDSVFLREAYHDSQLIEKDRLLLIKEKLRSLIAVPRFPRRTAPGPNEDGAEGTDEPADGSGGEDGEEWSDIDDAISDDFDDDEDGEEFEDDWSDEDDEIPPDFDEDGGSVYSGVSQSTKRVDNKTKDEEKVLLPVFSDGRPRDRW; encoded by the coding sequence CCTTTCTGGGTAAAAGCTTTGGTTTGCTAGGCAAAATTGTTCCTTCGGGTAATCTAGGGAATGCCCGCGTTCCGTTTGGTCGAATAAGAGCTGCTGCggtcaaaagaagaaaagagggtGTTTTTGATAATGTGATACAGAGGGACAAGAAACTTAAATTGGTCATGAAGATTAGGAAGATTCTAGTGAGTCAGCCCAATAGGATAATGTCACTTCGTGACCTGGGTAGGTATAGGAGAGCATTGGGTCTCCAGAAAAGGCGGCGATTTATTGCCCTGTTGAGAAAATTTCCAGCGGTTTTTGAGATTGTGGAAGAAGGCGCGTACTCACTTCATTTCAAATTGACACCCGAAGCCGAAAGGCTTTATTTGGAGGAGATGAGGATTAGGAATGAGATGGAGGATATTTTGGTTGTTAAGCTGCGAAAATTGTTGATGATGTCGTCAGAGAAGCGCATTCTTTTGGAGAAGATTGCCCATTTAAAGACTGATTTTGGGCTTCCTTTGGAATTCCAGGACACAATTTGTCGGCGGTACCCCCAATATTTTAAGGTTGTCATGACCGGGCGAGGCCCAGCTCTGGAACTTACTCACTGGGATCCTGAACTTGCTGTTTCTGCAGCTGAGCTTGCAGAGGAAGAAAACCGGACTAGAGATCTAGAAGCAAATGATTTGATAATTGACAGACCACCGAAGTTCAATAGAGTGAAGCTACCCAGGGGTCTCAATCTTTCCAAAGGTGAGATGAGAAGGATTTGTCAATTTAGAGACATGCCATATGTATCGCCTTACTCTGATTTCTCTGCATTGAAGTCTGGTACtctagagaaagaaaaacatgctTGTGGTGTGGTTCATGAAATTTTGAGCCTCACTGTTGAGAAGAGAACTCTTGTTGACCACCTCACTCATTTTCGAGATGAGTTTAGATTCTCACAGCAGCTAAGGGGAATGTTGATAAGGCATCCTGATATGTTCTACGTCTCTTTGAAAGGGGATAGGGATTCGGTCTTCCTCAGGGAAGCATATCATGACTCACAATTGATTGAGAAGGATCGGTTATTGCTCATCAAAGAGAAGCTCCGTTCGCTTATTGCTGTTCCACGATTCCCAAGGAGGACAGCTCCTGGACCCAATGAAGATGGAGCAGAGGGAACTGATGAGCCAGCAGATGGAAGTGGTGGTGAGGATGGAGAAGAATGGTCTGATATTGATGATGCAATAAGTGATGactttgatgatgatgaagatgggGAGGAATTCGAGGATGATTGgagtgatgaagatgatgaaattCCCCCAGACTTTGATGAGGATGGGGGAAGTGTGTACTCTGGAGTTAGCCAATCAACTAAACGGGTGGATAACAAGACAAAGGATGAAGAAAAGGTGCTTCTCCCTGTGTTTTCCGATGGTCGGCCCAGGGATCGCTGGTGA